The proteins below are encoded in one region of Streptomyces roseirectus:
- a CDS encoding cation:proton antiporter, producing the protein MLPTILAAAVMALIRSLAALRLQRWHLGAPATMVFAGIVVGLSIEDSVAAALNTEVAQHAAEIILAFLLFVDATEVRGGKLWGNAPKLVGRVLLIALPLSLGAAVLLGKLAFPGLPWALMLVIACIVVPIDFAPSESVVRDTRLASRVRSVLNVESGYNDGIVSPLFLFALLLAGGDSALHTPTEALTSAAGQAVKAIIAGLIIGALVAWLLHRADRAGWTTDQSRRFAVLLTPLIAYSAGVEIGGNGFVTSFVCGIAFRYVHRVLVARRQAHRSALGSHEVVLLEDVTSLLTMTMWFVVGLAAVVTFEIGVSWQAALFCLGALTAVRIIPVLLSLTASPLNRRDRLLLGLLGPRGTTTIVFGLIAYNSLPDGPGADTVLQTTVLCVLGSVLLHGMGSEALISRAARPGRLRETARSTVA; encoded by the coding sequence GTGCTCCCCACCATCCTGGCCGCCGCGGTGATGGCCCTGATCCGCTCCCTCGCCGCACTGCGCCTCCAGCGCTGGCACCTCGGCGCACCGGCCACGATGGTGTTCGCCGGGATCGTCGTCGGGCTCAGCATCGAGGACTCCGTCGCCGCAGCCCTCAACACGGAGGTCGCCCAGCACGCCGCCGAGATCATCCTCGCGTTCCTGCTGTTCGTCGACGCGACCGAGGTGCGCGGCGGCAAGCTCTGGGGCAACGCGCCGAAGCTCGTCGGCCGGGTCCTGCTGATCGCGCTGCCGCTGAGCCTCGGCGCGGCCGTCCTGCTCGGCAAGCTCGCGTTCCCCGGGCTGCCGTGGGCGCTGATGCTGGTGATCGCCTGCATCGTCGTCCCCATCGACTTCGCGCCCAGTGAGAGCGTCGTCCGCGACACCCGGCTGGCGTCGCGGGTGCGCAGCGTGCTGAACGTCGAGAGCGGCTACAACGACGGCATCGTCTCGCCGCTGTTCCTGTTCGCCCTGCTGCTCGCCGGCGGGGACTCCGCCCTCCACACCCCCACCGAGGCCCTGACCAGCGCCGCCGGGCAGGCGGTCAAGGCGATCATCGCCGGGCTGATCATCGGCGCGCTCGTCGCCTGGCTGCTGCACCGCGCCGACCGCGCGGGCTGGACGACCGACCAGTCACGCCGGTTCGCCGTCCTGCTGACCCCGCTGATCGCCTACAGCGCCGGCGTCGAGATCGGCGGCAACGGGTTCGTCACGTCGTTCGTGTGCGGGATCGCCTTCCGGTACGTCCACCGCGTCCTCGTCGCCCGCAGGCAGGCCCACCGCTCGGCCCTCGGGAGCCACGAGGTGGTCCTCCTTGAGGATGTGACCTCGCTGCTCACGATGACCATGTGGTTCGTCGTCGGCCTCGCGGCCGTCGTCACCTTCGAGATCGGCGTGAGCTGGCAGGCGGCCCTGTTCTGCCTCGGCGCCCTCACCGCAGTCCGCATCATCCCAGTCCTCCTCTCCCTCACCGCCTCCCCCCTGAACCGCCGCGACCGCCTCCTCCTCGGCCTCCTCGGCCCCCGCGGCACCACCACCATCGTCTTCGGCCTCATCGCCTACAACAGCCTCCCCGACGGCCCCGGCGCCGACACCGTCCTCCAGACCACCGTCCTCTGCGTCCTCGGCAGCGTCCTGCTCCACGGAATGGGCTCAGAGGCTCTGATCAGCCGCGCCGCGAGGCCGGGCCGGCTCAGGGAGACGGCCCGCTCGACGGTCGCGTAG
- a CDS encoding ArsR/SmtB family transcription factor, with product MATVPTSQPPAPDEPLRELQAASELLKALASPVRVGIVRELARGGKYVHELVAVLGVSQPLVSQHLRVLRNSRIVTTQRQAREIQYFLTDEHVAHIVLDAIRHAQE from the coding sequence ATGGCAACCGTTCCCACCTCGCAGCCGCCCGCGCCGGACGAACCGCTCCGCGAACTGCAGGCGGCCAGCGAGTTGCTGAAGGCGCTGGCCTCCCCCGTGCGCGTCGGCATCGTGCGCGAGCTGGCGCGGGGCGGGAAGTACGTCCATGAACTGGTCGCGGTGCTCGGCGTGAGCCAGCCGCTCGTGTCGCAGCACCTGCGGGTGCTGCGCAACTCGCGGATCGTGACGACGCAGCGCCAGGCCCGCGAGATCCAGTACTTCCTGACGGACGAACACGTCGCGCACATCGTGCTGGACGCGATCCGGCACGCGCAGGAGTAG
- a CDS encoding WD40 repeat domain-containing protein → MRGDAAAQRRNVSRLLSVEAGGWLDHDPDLASLLAAQAYLVSATTEADTSLRNAASLPLRHRLTGHHGPVLHLAFSPDGRTLASSGANTDDTRTVKLWDTRTGRPRENLPHDPENLARAVGFTDDDTLAVAYADGVLRRWDTRTGRPRTTLALHVPRPNAAALSPDGRTLAATGEDGTVRLWDATTGRSRTSFPGAGWSVLFSPDGRTVATSDPVQLHDTADGRLRATLTTDDAGALAFSPDGRTLAVGGAERNVRLWNTATGRRSGTLTTEQPVGALAFSPDGRTLATGGADRNVRTWDLATRAPRAVFAGHLDGVTALAFSPDGRTLASGGDDHTVRLWDVPVGRVLTASRDLVTSVAFGPDRRVLATVSSAGAHLRDTATGRVRTALAGSQGRAESVEFSPDGRTVATGGHDGTARLHDAATGRVRTTFAGRVVAFGPDGETVATGTDDGAVRVWDTAHGRLRATLPRTRGEVTAVEYSPDGRFLATVTGRTVRLWDARTGRVRDDLDAMGVDPDTRLAFSPDSRTLAATAGGIVWMWDTATGDSQLSWSTGMGTITSHDGFLMGLAFTPDGRTLVTAGSDRAAWLWDVPTGRLRTVFTGHDAAVMAIGLTRDGRTLATASIDHTVRLWPVDVPSGKAALDRVCRAVGRGLTVGERAKYLAEQAGSTPACARR, encoded by the coding sequence GTGCGCGGTGACGCGGCGGCCCAGCGGCGGAACGTGTCGCGGCTGCTGTCCGTCGAGGCCGGCGGATGGCTCGACCACGACCCGGACCTCGCCTCCCTCCTCGCCGCCCAGGCGTATCTGGTCAGCGCCACCACCGAGGCGGACACCAGCCTCCGCAACGCGGCCTCCCTGCCGCTGCGCCACCGCCTCACGGGACACCACGGCCCGGTCCTGCACCTGGCGTTCAGCCCCGACGGCCGCACCCTCGCCAGCTCCGGCGCCAACACCGACGACACACGCACGGTGAAACTCTGGGACACCCGGACCGGACGGCCGCGCGAAAACCTCCCCCACGACCCCGAGAACCTCGCCCGCGCCGTCGGCTTCACCGACGACGACACCCTCGCCGTGGCCTACGCCGACGGCGTCCTGCGCCGCTGGGACACCCGGACCGGCCGCCCCCGCACGACCCTCGCCCTCCACGTGCCCCGCCCGAACGCGGCGGCCCTCAGCCCCGACGGCCGCACCCTCGCCGCCACCGGGGAGGACGGGACCGTCCGCCTGTGGGACGCGACGACCGGCCGCTCCCGCACCTCCTTCCCCGGCGCCGGCTGGAGCGTCCTGTTCAGCCCGGACGGCCGCACCGTCGCCACCTCGGACCCCGTACAGCTCCACGACACGGCAGACGGCCGCCTGCGCGCGACCCTCACGACGGACGACGCCGGCGCCCTCGCGTTCAGCCCCGACGGCCGCACCCTCGCCGTCGGCGGCGCCGAGCGGAACGTCCGCCTGTGGAACACCGCGACCGGCCGCCGGAGCGGCACCCTCACCACCGAACAGCCCGTCGGGGCATTGGCGTTCAGCCCGGACGGCCGCACGCTAGCGACCGGCGGCGCCGACCGGAACGTCCGGACCTGGGACCTCGCGACCCGGGCCCCGCGCGCCGTGTTCGCCGGGCACCTGGACGGTGTCACGGCGCTCGCCTTCAGCCCCGACGGGCGCACGCTCGCGAGCGGCGGCGACGATCACACCGTCCGGCTGTGGGACGTGCCGGTCGGGCGGGTCCTCACGGCGTCGCGGGACCTGGTGACGTCGGTGGCGTTCGGCCCGGACCGGCGTGTTCTCGCGACCGTGAGCAGCGCGGGCGCACACCTCAGGGACACCGCGACCGGCCGCGTGCGCACGGCCCTCGCGGGGAGCCAAGGACGCGCTGAGAGCGTCGAGTTCAGCCCCGACGGCCGTACCGTCGCCACCGGCGGCCACGACGGGACCGCGCGCCTGCACGACGCCGCGACCGGCCGCGTGCGCACCACCTTCGCCGGGCGCGTCGTGGCGTTCGGCCCGGACGGCGAAACCGTCGCGACCGGCACCGACGACGGCGCCGTCCGCGTCTGGGACACCGCGCACGGGCGCCTGCGGGCCACGCTCCCCAGGACCCGGGGCGAGGTCACGGCCGTCGAGTACAGCCCGGACGGCCGGTTCCTCGCCACGGTCACCGGGCGCACCGTACGGCTCTGGGACGCGCGCACCGGGCGCGTGCGCGACGACCTGGACGCCATGGGGGTCGACCCCGACACGAGGCTCGCCTTCAGCCCCGACAGCCGCACCCTGGCCGCCACCGCGGGCGGCATCGTGTGGATGTGGGACACGGCGACCGGGGACAGCCAGCTCAGCTGGAGCACGGGCATGGGGACGATCACCAGCCACGACGGTTTCCTCATGGGCCTGGCCTTCACCCCCGACGGCCGCACCCTCGTCACCGCCGGCAGCGACCGCGCCGCGTGGCTGTGGGACGTGCCCACGGGCCGCCTGCGCACGGTGTTCACCGGGCACGACGCGGCCGTCATGGCGATCGGCCTGACCCGCGACGGCCGCACCCTCGCCACCGCGAGCATCGACCACACCGTGCGCCTGTGGCCCGTCGACGTCCCCTCCGGGAAGGCGGCGCTCGACCGGGTCTGCCGGGCCGTCGGCCGTGGCCTCACCGTCGGGGAACGGGCGAAGTACCTTGCGGAACAGGCAGGTTCGACACCGGCGTGCGCCCGGCGCTGA
- a CDS encoding dihydrodipicolinate synthase family protein encodes MFRGLSAFPLTPVDEDGVDLTAYAALVARLAGAGVDSIGALGSTGGYAYLTREQRARVAEAAVDAASGTPVMVGIGALRTRDVLALAEDAQNAGAAAVLLAPLTYQPLGDDEVFGLYEDVTHHLSVPLCVYDNPATTHVRFSDELHARIAALPHIGSVKIPGVPTGAEDRVAALRALLPASVALGVSGDWTAVRGLNSGCDVWYSVLGGTFPRTALALTRAAQSGHADHANDLSDALEPLWALFRRHGSLRVMAAAASHLGLTGEVNLPRPLRGLDAEQRREVVAVLDALGLDE; translated from the coding sequence GTGTTCCGTGGCCTCAGCGCCTTCCCGCTCACCCCCGTCGACGAGGACGGCGTCGACCTCACGGCGTACGCCGCCCTCGTGGCCCGGCTCGCCGGCGCCGGGGTCGACTCCATCGGCGCCCTCGGCTCCACCGGCGGCTACGCCTATCTCACCCGCGAGCAGCGCGCCCGCGTGGCCGAGGCCGCCGTCGACGCCGCGTCCGGCACGCCCGTCATGGTCGGCATCGGCGCCCTGCGCACCCGCGACGTCCTCGCGCTGGCCGAGGACGCGCAGAACGCGGGCGCCGCCGCCGTCCTGCTGGCGCCGCTGACCTACCAACCCCTCGGCGACGACGAGGTGTTCGGGCTGTACGAGGACGTGACCCACCACCTCTCCGTGCCTCTCTGCGTGTACGACAACCCGGCGACCACGCACGTCCGCTTCAGCGACGAACTCCACGCCCGTATCGCCGCGTTGCCGCACATCGGCTCCGTCAAGATCCCCGGCGTCCCCACCGGGGCCGAGGACCGTGTCGCCGCACTGCGGGCCCTCCTCCCGGCGTCCGTCGCCCTCGGTGTCAGCGGCGACTGGACGGCCGTCCGGGGGCTCAACTCCGGTTGTGACGTGTGGTATTCGGTCCTCGGCGGCACGTTCCCGCGCACAGCGCTGGCCCTCACCCGCGCCGCGCAGTCCGGCCACGCGGATCACGCGAACGACCTGTCTGACGCCCTCGAACCCCTGTGGGCCCTGTTCCGCCGCCACGGCAGCCTGCGGGTGATGGCCGCCGCCGCGTCCCACCTCGGCCTGACCGGCGAGGTCAACCTCCCGCGCCCGCTACGGGGGTTGGACGCGGAACAACGCCGCGAGGTCGTCGCCGTGCTGGATGCGCTCGGGCTGGACGAGTGA
- the thpD gene encoding ectoine hydroxylase, whose product MTTLTDLYPSRGPREVTTPRRDPVVWSPPGTPGPITPADLAAYDTDGFLPVDRLLDPAEVNVYRAELNRLLDDPAVRADERAIVEPRSGEVRSVFEVHRISEVFAALVRDERVAGRARQILGSDVYVHQSRVNVKPGFGASGFYWHSDFETWHAEDGLPRMRTVSVSIALTPNYDTNGALMIMPGSHRTFLGCAGETPRDNYKRSLQMQDAGTPSPDALTRLADAHSIRLFTGPAGSAVWFDCNAMHGSGDNITPYPRSNLFIVFNSTENPATDPFAAPVRRPDFIGARDFTPVR is encoded by the coding sequence ATGACCACGCTCACCGATCTCTACCCGAGCCGTGGCCCCCGCGAAGTCACGACCCCCCGCCGGGACCCGGTCGTCTGGTCGCCGCCCGGCACCCCGGGGCCGATCACCCCGGCCGACCTCGCCGCCTACGACACGGACGGCTTCCTCCCGGTCGACCGGCTCCTCGATCCGGCCGAAGTGAACGTCTACCGGGCCGAGTTGAACCGTCTCCTCGACGACCCGGCGGTCCGCGCCGACGAGCGCGCCATCGTCGAACCCCGCTCCGGCGAGGTCCGCTCGGTCTTCGAGGTGCACCGGATCAGCGAGGTGTTCGCCGCCCTCGTCCGTGACGAACGCGTCGCGGGGCGGGCCCGGCAGATCCTCGGCTCCGACGTGTACGTCCACCAGTCCCGGGTCAACGTCAAGCCCGGTTTCGGGGCGTCCGGGTTCTACTGGCACTCCGACTTCGAGACCTGGCACGCCGAGGACGGACTGCCCCGCATGCGCACCGTCTCCGTCTCCATCGCCCTGACACCCAACTACGACACCAACGGCGCCCTCATGATCATGCCGGGCTCCCACAGGACGTTCCTGGGCTGCGCCGGCGAGACCCCCCGCGACAACTACAAGCGCTCCCTCCAGATGCAGGACGCCGGCACCCCCTCCCCCGACGCCCTGACCCGCCTCGCCGACGCCCATTCCATCCGCCTCTTCACCGGCCCCGCCGGCTCCGCCGTCTGGTTCGACTGCAACGCCATGCACGGCTCCGGCGACAACATCACCCCCTACCCCCGCTCCAACCTCTTCATCGTCTTCAACAGCACCGAAAACCCCGCCACAGACCCCTTCGCGGCCCCCGTCCGCCGCCCGGACTTCATCGGCGCCCGGGACTTCACGCCGGTCCGCTGA
- a CDS encoding aminotransferase class I/II-fold pyridoxal phosphate-dependent enzyme: protein MPITGTTAAEIAGSVRDQVASGDLAPGTPLPPVRALCAELGVNRNTVALAYRRLVEAGVAQTRGRGGTVVAAVPRLAREGVGAGGEAVDLASGNPDPELLPHILTAARGGEFLYGVPAVDPALAAWAEADFAEDVDRPLRTLVTHGAVDATERLLGVHLTRGDLVAVEDPCFLATIGTLRLAGYRVAPVPVDAHGMDPGALRAALDAGARAVVATPRAHNPTGASLTAERAQELRAVLAGHPQVLVIEDDHFSAVSARPYHRITPAGTARWALVRSVSKFLGPDLRVALVAADPESAARLGARLSAGMTWVSRLLQRTVHDLLADPAVHDLHERARESYAGRAALLAERLRAHGFDVPPDSDGLNLWIGLDVDERSVTDALAHRGWAVRPGHVFAVAPSPRAAIRVTTSTLTEPRAEAFAAELAAVVADLRTA, encoded by the coding sequence ATGCCCATCACCGGAACGACGGCCGCCGAGATCGCCGGCAGCGTGCGCGACCAGGTCGCATCGGGCGACCTCGCGCCCGGCACCCCCCTCCCCCCGGTCCGCGCCCTCTGCGCCGAACTCGGCGTCAACCGCAACACCGTGGCCCTGGCATACCGCCGGCTCGTCGAGGCGGGCGTCGCGCAGACCCGGGGGCGCGGCGGAACCGTCGTCGCGGCGGTCCCCCGGCTCGCCCGGGAGGGCGTCGGGGCGGGCGGCGAGGCCGTCGACCTGGCCAGCGGCAACCCGGACCCGGAGCTGCTGCCGCACATCCTGACGGCGGCCCGCGGGGGCGAGTTCCTGTACGGGGTCCCGGCCGTCGACCCGGCGCTCGCGGCCTGGGCCGAGGCCGACTTCGCCGAGGACGTCGACCGTCCGCTGCGGACGCTGGTCACGCACGGCGCGGTCGACGCGACCGAGCGGCTGCTGGGCGTCCACCTCACGCGGGGCGACCTCGTGGCCGTCGAGGACCCGTGTTTCCTCGCGACCATCGGCACGCTCCGGCTGGCCGGCTACCGCGTGGCCCCGGTCCCCGTCGACGCCCACGGCATGGACCCCGGCGCGCTGCGGGCAGCCCTCGACGCCGGGGCCCGCGCGGTGGTGGCCACACCCCGCGCCCACAACCCGACCGGCGCGAGCCTCACGGCGGAACGGGCGCAGGAGCTGCGCGCCGTCCTCGCCGGGCATCCGCAGGTACTGGTGATCGAGGACGACCACTTCTCGGCGGTGTCGGCCCGGCCGTACCACCGCATCACCCCGGCGGGGACGGCGCGCTGGGCGCTCGTGCGGTCCGTGTCCAAGTTCCTCGGGCCCGACCTGCGGGTCGCGCTGGTCGCGGCCGACCCCGAGAGCGCGGCGCGGCTCGGCGCGCGCCTCAGTGCCGGGATGACCTGGGTCAGCCGGCTCCTCCAGCGCACCGTGCACGACCTGCTGGCCGACCCCGCCGTCCACGACCTGCACGAGCGGGCCCGCGAGAGCTACGCCGGCCGGGCCGCCCTCCTCGCGGAGCGGTTGCGCGCGCACGGGTTCGACGTCCCGCCGGACTCCGACGGGCTGAACCTGTGGATCGGACTCGACGTCGACGAACGGTCCGTCACCGACGCGCTGGCCCACCGGGGCTGGGCCGTGCGCCCCGGTCACGTCTTCGCCGTCGCCCCCTCGCCGCGCGCCGCGATCCGCGTCACCACCTCCACCCTCACCGAACCCCGCGCCGAGGCGTTCGCCGCCGAACTGGCCGCCGTCGTCGCGGACCTGCGTACCGCCTGA
- a CDS encoding GNAT family N-acetyltransferase, with product MTLPALPHGYHSRPPTPADAPAVHHLITACETTLHGHATTDLDRVTADLGTPGASSILIHGDGGKPAGWGWVRGRRATVHVHPAHTGRGLGSWLLDWTEAWGTDRLAQSSPLAFMNGQLVGAVLSLDVPGDEGYVERVAVRRDQRGRGIARLLLLDSFRTFQRQGRRGCVLWTHSDTGALALYERVGMAVRRGSTVLSKTLSAGRTPVSNLPVPQGTSPVPRR from the coding sequence ATGACACTCCCCGCCCTCCCCCACGGCTACCACAGCCGCCCACCAACTCCCGCCGACGCCCCGGCCGTTCACCACCTGATCACCGCCTGCGAGACCACCCTGCACGGCCACGCCACGACCGACCTCGACCGCGTCACCGCCGACCTCGGTACGCCCGGGGCCAGTTCAATCCTCATCCACGGCGACGGGGGCAAGCCGGCCGGCTGGGGCTGGGTACGGGGCCGACGCGCCACCGTCCACGTCCACCCCGCCCACACCGGCCGGGGGCTGGGCAGTTGGCTGCTGGACTGGACAGAGGCCTGGGGCACGGACCGGCTGGCCCAGTCATCACCGCTCGCCTTCATGAACGGCCAACTGGTCGGCGCAGTCCTGTCGTTGGACGTACCCGGCGACGAGGGATACGTCGAACGGGTCGCCGTACGGCGCGACCAGCGGGGCCGGGGCATCGCCCGACTCCTGCTCCTGGACTCCTTCCGCACCTTCCAGCGGCAGGGCAGACGGGGTTGCGTCCTGTGGACGCACTCCGACACGGGGGCGCTGGCCCTGTACGAGCGTGTCGGCATGGCGGTCCGGCGCGGTTCCACGGTTCTCAGCAAGACCCTCAGCGCCGGGCGCACGCCGGTGTCGAACCTGCCTGTTCCGCAAGGTACTTCGCCCGTTCCCCGACGGTGA
- the eno gene encoding phosphopyruvate hydratase, with product MTTISRVVAREIIDSRGNPTVEVDVELKDGSLGRAAVPSGASTGAREAVELRDGDPSRFHGKGVRRAVDAVNETIADAVTGLDAEDQATVDATMIELDGTPTKSRLGANALLGVSLATAKAAAVAHRMPLYRYVGGVDARLLPVPMMNIVNGGAHADNPLDFQEFMIAPIGAATFAEAVRMGSEVFHTLRASLLAAGHSVNVGDEGGFAPDLRTAEEALDFVVRAIERTGYKPGTDITLVMDPAASEFHEEGEYVYAGEGVRRSSAEHAAYLAELVERYPVASIEDPMGEDDHEGWRDLTARLGDRCQLTGDDVFCTNEALLRAGIRDGVANSVLVKVNQIGTLTETLATVSTAHRAGYTVVMSHRSGETEDTTIADLAVATGCGQIKTGSLSRADRTAKYNQLVRIEEELGTQARYAGAAALGLRG from the coding sequence GTGACCACGATCAGCAGAGTCGTCGCACGGGAGATCATCGACAGCCGGGGCAACCCGACGGTCGAGGTGGACGTCGAGCTGAAGGACGGCTCCCTCGGCCGCGCGGCCGTCCCCTCCGGCGCCTCGACCGGCGCCCGCGAGGCCGTCGAACTGCGCGACGGCGACCCCAGCCGCTTCCACGGCAAGGGCGTCCGGCGCGCCGTCGACGCCGTGAACGAGACCATCGCGGACGCCGTGACCGGCCTCGACGCCGAGGATCAGGCCACCGTCGACGCCACCATGATCGAGCTGGACGGCACCCCCACCAAGTCACGCCTGGGCGCCAACGCCCTGCTCGGCGTCTCCCTCGCCACCGCCAAGGCCGCCGCAGTCGCGCACCGCATGCCGCTCTACCGCTACGTCGGCGGCGTCGACGCCCGCCTGCTGCCCGTGCCGATGATGAACATCGTCAACGGCGGCGCCCACGCCGACAACCCGCTCGACTTCCAGGAGTTCATGATCGCCCCCATCGGCGCGGCCACCTTCGCCGAGGCCGTCCGGATGGGCTCCGAGGTCTTCCACACCCTGCGCGCGAGCCTGCTGGCCGCCGGGCACAGCGTCAACGTCGGCGACGAGGGCGGGTTCGCGCCCGACCTGCGCACCGCCGAGGAGGCCCTGGACTTCGTCGTCCGCGCCATCGAGCGGACCGGCTACAAGCCCGGCACCGACATCACCCTCGTCATGGACCCCGCCGCCTCGGAGTTCCACGAGGAAGGCGAGTACGTCTACGCCGGTGAAGGCGTGCGCCGCAGCTCCGCCGAACACGCCGCGTACCTCGCGGAGCTGGTCGAGCGCTACCCCGTCGCCTCCATCGAGGACCCGATGGGCGAGGACGACCACGAGGGCTGGCGCGACCTCACCGCGCGCCTCGGCGACCGCTGCCAGCTCACCGGCGACGACGTCTTCTGCACCAACGAAGCCCTCCTGCGCGCCGGGATCCGCGACGGCGTCGCCAACTCGGTGCTGGTGAAGGTCAATCAGATCGGCACCCTCACCGAGACGCTGGCCACCGTCTCCACCGCCCACCGCGCCGGCTACACCGTCGTCATGTCCCACCGCTCCGGCGAAACCGAGGACACCACCATCGCCGACCTCGCCGTCGCCACCGGCTGCGGCCAGATCAAGACCGGCTCACTCTCCCGCGCCGACCGCACCGCCAAGTACAACCAACTCGTCCGCATCGAGGAGGAGTTGGGCACCCAGGCCCGGTACGCCGGGGCGGCGGCGCTGGGGCTGCGCGGGTGA
- a CDS encoding winged helix-turn-helix transcriptional regulator produces MRMHNADETCGIAQAALVLGDWWNVLVLREVARGHVRFDALAAEIGLSRKVLTERLGRLVAHGVLRRSLYQRRPVRYEYLLTDSGTALLPLLVAMQDWGDRWILGDGALTATAAQDGAEHARMHALPGTRLPDGLHAPDATATVLFTYPGTGVDWGDPAIAGAAGCALEHGLFRDAWPTFRRAGVEVRGISTQLPYEQAEFARAENIPYPLVSDAGHEIAAALRLPTFRGAGRLRHKRLILVADGDGIVRHVLFPVTDIPEAVSEALRLALGRPAPEFR; encoded by the coding sequence ATGAGGATGCACAACGCGGACGAGACCTGTGGGATCGCGCAGGCCGCACTCGTCCTGGGCGACTGGTGGAACGTACTCGTGCTGCGCGAAGTCGCCCGGGGGCACGTCAGGTTCGACGCGCTCGCCGCCGAGATCGGCCTGTCCCGCAAGGTCCTCACCGAACGGCTCGGCCGCCTCGTCGCCCACGGCGTCCTGCGCCGCAGCCTCTACCAGCGGCGCCCCGTGCGCTACGAGTACCTGCTCACCGACTCCGGCACCGCGCTGCTGCCGCTGCTGGTCGCGATGCAGGACTGGGGCGACCGGTGGATCCTGGGCGACGGCGCCCTCACCGCGACGGCCGCACAGGACGGCGCCGAACACGCACGCATGCACGCCCTGCCCGGGACGCGCCTGCCGGACGGCCTCCACGCACCCGACGCCACCGCGACCGTCCTGTTCACCTATCCCGGCACGGGTGTCGACTGGGGGGATCCCGCGATCGCGGGAGCGGCCGGGTGCGCGCTGGAGCACGGGCTGTTCCGCGACGCCTGGCCGACGTTCCGGCGGGCGGGTGTGGAGGTGCGCGGGATCAGCACCCAACTCCCCTACGAACAGGCCGAGTTCGCCCGCGCCGAGAACATCCCGTACCCGCTGGTCTCCGACGCCGGGCACGAGATCGCCGCGGCTCTGCGCCTGCCGACGTTCCGGGGAGCGGGGCGGCTGCGGCACAAGCGGCTGATCCTGGTCGCGGACGGCGACGGGATCGTGCGGCACGTCCTCTTCCCCGTCACCGACATTCCGGAGGCGGTCTCCGAGGCCCTGCGGCTGGCGCTCGGCCGGCCCGCCCCGGAATTCCGTTGA
- a CDS encoding class I SAM-dependent methyltransferase has protein sequence MTTTPDATDWRATNRANWDERVPIHTAGSFYDLPGFVAGGDSLRDFEPAEVGDVKGKSLLHLQCHIGLDTLSWARRGADVTGLDFSPAAVEAAGELAGRIGADTARFVAADVYDAVEALDGRRFDVVYTGFGALCWLPDIAAWARTAAELVADGGFLYLAEYHPVADLLAEDGTTVEGRYFDRAPMVVDAPGTYADPDAPMEATLTVEWRHGVGDVVSAVAAAGLRVEFLHEHDLGHFRLAPGQRVPQVYSLRASKAG, from the coding sequence ATGACCACCACCCCCGACGCCACTGACTGGCGTGCCACCAACCGCGCCAACTGGGACGAGCGCGTACCGATCCACACCGCCGGCTCCTTCTACGACCTGCCCGGTTTCGTCGCGGGCGGGGACTCGCTGCGGGACTTCGAGCCGGCGGAGGTCGGCGACGTCAAGGGCAAGAGCCTGCTGCACCTCCAGTGCCATATCGGGCTGGACACGTTGTCGTGGGCCCGGCGCGGGGCGGACGTCACCGGGCTCGACTTCTCACCGGCGGCGGTCGAGGCGGCCGGGGAGCTGGCCGGGCGGATCGGCGCGGACACGGCCCGCTTCGTCGCCGCCGACGTGTACGACGCCGTCGAAGCCCTGGACGGGCGGCGGTTCGACGTCGTCTACACCGGCTTCGGCGCGCTGTGCTGGCTGCCGGACATCGCCGCGTGGGCGCGTACGGCCGCGGAGCTGGTGGCCGACGGGGGCTTCCTGTACCTGGCCGAGTACCACCCCGTCGCCGATCTGCTCGCCGAGGACGGGACGACCGTCGAGGGCCGGTACTTCGACCGTGCGCCGATGGTGGTGGACGCGCCGGGCACGTACGCCGACCCCGACGCGCCCATGGAGGCGACGCTGACGGTGGAGTGGCGGCACGGCGTGGGGGACGTGGTGAGCGCGGTCGCGGCGGCGGGGCTCAGGGTGGAGTTCCTGCACGAGCACGACCTGGGCCACTTCCGGCTCGCGCCGGGGCAACGGGTCCCGCAGGTCTACTCGCTGCGGGCGTCGAAGGCCGGATAG